Proteins found in one Quercus robur chromosome 2, dhQueRobu3.1, whole genome shotgun sequence genomic segment:
- the LOC126704547 gene encoding uncharacterized protein LOC126704547 has translation MAPLLSPSVEGEELYLYLAVTPHAVSSALIREEDKVQRPVYYTSTALKGAEGRYPQMEKLAFALITASRKLRHYFQAHVINVMTDHPLKKAMNRLDAAGRLIQWAVELSEFDIRYQPRHAIKAQALADFIAEFTPSHNEAEDSKRWIVHVNGSSTRHAGGIGVVLQSPEGDKLKHKVRLQYQTTNNEVEYEALLKGLELAKSVEAKSIRVMGDSQLIMGQVNGMYEAKEGRMKKYLGRVMRLVKRFEKADFVQIPREENVEADTIAKEASADESLEKSDEVQYMPSIDAQEVQQVDNKEDWMTPIISYLKDGRLPEEKDEARKVRVRSARYVLMNEVLYKRGFSQPYLRCLAPDEANYVLREVHEGACGNHSGARSLVHKIVRAGYYWPNMQADAKAYVKVCDQCQRFSNVPRQPSEYLTPMVAPWPFAQWGLDILGPFPLGVRQMKFLVVGIDYFTKWIWSAEGIGV, from the exons ATGGCACCGCTGCTGAGTCCATCAGTGGAAGGAGAGGAACTATATTTGTACCTAGCGGTAACCCCACATGCAGTGAGCTCAGCATTGATAAGAGAGGAAGATAAAGTACAAAGACCTGTGTATTATACAAGCACGGCATTGAAAGGAGCGGAAGGACGATATCCACAAATGGAGAAGTTGGCCTTCGCACTAATCACAGCTTCAAGGAAGCTgaggcattatttccaagcacatgtcattaatgttATGACAGATCATCCTCTCAAAAAGGCAATGAATAGACTGGATGCTGCAGGACGATTAATCCAGTGGGCTGTGGAGCTAAGTGAGTTTGATATCAgatatcaaccaaggcatgccataaaagctcaagccctagcagATTTTATTGCAGAGTTTACCCCAAGTCATAACGAGGCAGAGGACAGCAAGAGATGGATCGTCCACGTGAATGGTTCGTCTACACGGCATGCAGGAGGAATTGGTGTGGTCCTGCAGTCCCCAGAGGGAGACAAGCTGAAACATAAAGTCCGTCTACAATACCAAACGACAAACAATGAagtcgaatatgaagccctcctcaaagggctagaattggcgAAGTCCGTGGAAGCCAAGTCCATACGTGTCATGGGAGATTCCCAACTGATCATGGGGCAAGTGAATGGGATGTATGAAGCGAAGGAAGGACGAATGAAGAAATACCTTGGTAGGGTGATGCGCCTTGTGAAAAGGTTTGAAAAAGCTGACTTCGTTCAAATCCCCAGGGAGGAGAACGTGGAAGCTGATACTATAGCAAAAGAGGCCTCAGCAGATGAATCATTAGAGAAGTCAGATGAAGTTCAGTATATGCCAAGTATAGATGCCCAGGAAGTACAGCAGGTAGATAACAAAGAAGATTGGATGACTCCCATTATATCATATTTGAAAGATGGACGACTACCAGAAGAAAAGGACGAAGCCAGAAAGGTGAGGGTGAGATCAGCTAGATACGTCCTTATGAATGAAGtgctatacaagagaggtttctctcAACCTTACCTTAGGTGCCTAGCTCCGGACGAAGCAAACTACGTGCTGAGAGAAGTTCACGAAGGGGCCTGTGGCAATCACTCAGGAGCCAGATCACTTGTCCACAAGATCGTCCGTGCAGGATATTActggccgaacatgcaagctGATGCAAAAGCATATGTTAAAGTCTGCGACCAATGCCAGCGATTTAGCAATGTCCCCAGGCAACCGTCGGAATACCTCACCCCAATGGTAGCACCGTGGcccttcgcacaatggggattggaTATCTTGGGTCCCTTCCCTTTGGGAGTAAGGCAGATGAAGTTTTTAGTTGTGGGcatcgattacttcaccaaatgg ATTTGGAGTGCCGAGGGTATTGGTGTCTGA
- the LOC126715457 gene encoding vesicle-associated membrane protein 711-like: MMGIFYCLVARGNVLLAESSAAATAPNASSLARQVLEKTMQAAKDNSNASYSHDRCIFHVKRTDGLTVLCMADDAFGRRLPFAFLEDIHLKFVKTYGRAILSAPAYAMNEEFSRVLSQQMDYYTNDPNADRLNRLKGEMSQVQSVMIDNIEKVLDRGDRLALLVDKTTSFQGSAVRFNRSSRRFKNNLWWRNAKLMFALVAVLLIIIYVVLVFVCHGFLLASCFK; this comes from the exons ATGATGGGTATATTTTACTGCTTGGTGGCGAGGGGCAACGTGCTATTGGCTGAGTCCAGCGCCGCCGCCACGGCCCCCAATGCAAGCTCTTTAGCCAGGCAAGTCCTTGAGAAGACGATGCAAGCAGCTAAAGATAACAGCAATGCCTCGTACTCCCATGATCGCTGCATTTTTCACGTCAAGAGAACCGATGGCCTCACCGTTCTTTGCATGGCTGACGACGCCTTTGGac GGAGACTCCCTTTTGCATTTCTTGAAGATATTCATCTAAAGTTTGTGAAGACTTATGGTCGTGCTATTCTTTCTGCTCCTGCCTATGCCATGAATGAGGAATTCTCAAGGGTCTTGAGCCAACAGATGGACTATTACACAAATGATCCAAATGCTGATAGATTAAATCGTTTGAAAGGTGAAATGAGTCAG GTGCAAAGTGTCATGATTGACAATATTGAAAAAGTCTTGGACAGGGGTGACCGCTTGGCATTGCTGGTTGATAAAACTACTTCATTTCAAGGGAGTGCAGTTCGCTTCAATAGGAGTTCCCGTCGTTTCAAGAATAATCTATGGTGGAGAAATGCCAAGCTCAT GTTTGCTCTGGTAGCTGTTCTCTTGATCATCATTTATGTTGTGCTTGTATTTGTTTGTCATGGTTTCTTGCTGGCGTCCTGCTTCAAGTAA